The genomic region AGAACAGGGCGGTACTCTTCAAATAAAGCAATTTAGATCTAGGAAATATTAAACTAGACGATTTTAGTATTTCTCACATATGCCACTCACCCATAAGATGTCTTACATCACATTACGGTTGCCACTGTTAGCAACCGCGCATTTAAGACATAGAAGGTGAGTCAATTGATGGACCAGCTGCTTCGCTACATCGCTAAAATCCCCGGCGCCCTGATGGTTGTTCCGCTCTTTTTCGGCGCGATCATCAACACTTTAGCGCCTGAGGTGTTGGAAATTGGTAGTTTCACCACGGCGTTATTCAAAGACGGCACCAGTGTCCTCATCGCCATATTCTTCGTATCGGTCGGCTCTCAGATTAGCTTTAAGACTGCACTGCCCTCCGTGGAAAAAGGTATTGTCCTCCTGTTATCCAAATTTGGTGTAGCCGCCTTAGTCGGCGTGGCAGTCGCCTTCTTAACTCCAGACGGCACGCTTTGGGGGCTCCTACCATTAGCTGTCATCGCAGCAATGTCGAATTCCAGCGGCTCACTTTTCGTTGCTCTAACCTCACAGTTCGGCTCTAAGACTGACAAAGGTTCAATCTCAATCTTGTCAATTAATGACGGGCCATTTTTAACGATGATTGCACTCGGTGCTGCAGGGCTGGCGGATTTCCCTGTCCAGACTCTCTTTGCAGCAATCTTTCCAATCATCCTCGGCTTTATCCTGGGCAATTCATCCAGTATTGCTCGTGCCTTTTTAGCTCCTGGTGAAAAACTTATTATTCCGTTCGTCGGATTCTCGATTGGTGCAGGTATTGATTTCAATGAACTAGTCCGTTCTGGGGCAATCGGGGTATTGCTCGGGCTAATGACGCTTGTATTCTCAGGTACTGCCACCATCACTTGTGTCTATCTATGGCACCGAATTCGTCGACACCCCCGGGAATCTCGCAACCTTGTTGCCGGCGCTGCGGAATCCGCTGTTGCAGGCAATGCAATTGCCACACCAGCCGCAATTGCAGCTATCGATCCTTCGCTGCTAGGCATCCAAGCTGAAGCCACTGCTCAAATTGCAACGGCTGTCGTAGTCACTACCTTCCTCACACCATTTCTCGTATCGTTTGTTGCTTCACGGCAAAGAAAGCTTGGGATTACACCAGAAGCAGAAGATCGACTCTTTGAAGAAGCTACTCCAGACACCAGTGACAATGAATCAGAAAGCATTGAGCATACAACTAGACCCACTGGCCAGGAAGTAAAACAGCCAGAATTTACGCTCGACCGAGAATAAACGGTCTAGGAAAACCTGCCGTTCGTTAGTTCATCTCTAATAACCGCGCTAACTTCTTGGATGAGCGCAGAGTTCTGTCCAACGAGCTTGCTAATTGCTAGCTCTATGGGCGGAACGTCTCGAATCTGGCGGTACTTCACAGGGTGACGCATCGGGGAACCAGAACCCGTAGGTACTACGGCGATACCGGCTCCTACCCCGACCAGAGTTAACAGGGTCGACATTCTATCGGTTTCATGGACTACATTGGGAAGGAATCCCGCCTTACTACACGCTGCATAGAATGCCGTAGCCGCCGCTGAATTTGCAGGGTACGAAACAAATTCACGACTTCTAAGTTCGGCGATGTCCAAAGGCTCCTGAGTCCCAGCCAGTTCGTCACTTGCTGAAAAGCAGACTTCAAATTTGTCGCTCCTCAGGAATTCAACCTCTATCTCAGGTGATGTGACCGGCGGGCGGATAACCGCAATATCGAGTTTCTTTCGGTGCAGCAGGTCCTCAATTTGTGGGGTCAAAAGCTCGCCTTCCACATCGACCTTAATTCCTGGCAGCTGCTTTTTGAGACCCGCTAACACCTGCGGCATCAGGAAATGAGTTGCAGTTCCCACAAACCCGATTCGCACGCGCCCTCTAAAGCCGGCTTGAATATCTCTCGCTTCCCGAATTACTCCCTGTAGTTCCGTCTGCCAATCGCGAATCTTCTCTTCAAAGAATTCTCCGGCCCTAGTTAGCTCGACCTTTCTCGTAGTGCGATGGAAGAGATTTACTCCGAGCTCAGTTTCTAGCGCCTTAATTTGCTGGGACAGCGGAGGTTGGGCCATATGCAACCGGTCAGCCGCCCGCGTGAAATTCAATTCTTCCGCAACTATTAGAAAATAACGCAACTGACGAAGTTCCATGGCTCTCCTGTTTTTCTTTTTTAAATTCTGCAAATGCTATCACTCTCAAAGGGATTCTCCTGCTACTACGTGGGGAAAGCGGCAGAAACCACTCACATTGTCAGCGGCACAAAAGTTCAGTATTTTTCCGGTACCCATCTGGAGCCTCGAGACATATCTTGAGAGCTAAGACCAATTCTCGAGAAGGAGTACTACATGTCACGCAACGTCGGTTATCTCTGGGACACTCTCTACGGGTGGATGGACACTGGCAGTGGTGGGTTCGTTCCGGCGGATCCCGCAGCTGGGCTTCAACCAATTGGACGCCATTTGGCACACCCTGATACGAAACGACGTTTTCACGAAGTCGTTCAAACTTCCGCACTTCGCGACCAACTCACAAATCTGCAGGCTCAGCCTGCCTCTGAGGAAGACCTTTTGCGTGTTCACACAGCCGAACACATTGAATACATTAAAGACCAATCTTCGCAGCCAAAAGGTGGTGACGCCGGAGATGGCGCCTCCCCACTTGGAAAAGGGGGCTACGAGATCGGGTTGCTAGCTGCAGGCGGTGCGATCCAGGCAACCAAATCCGTGCTAACTGGAGAGGTTGATACTGCCTATGCGCTTATCAATCCCCCGGGACATCATGCAGAACGCGAACGCGGCATGGGCTTTTGCCTCTTCAATAACGCGTCAGTTGCGGCCGCGTATGCCAAGGAGCACCACGGACTAACCCGAGTGGCGGTTGTTGATTGGGACGTCCACCATGGCAATGGAACCCAGCAGATCTGGTGGGACAACCCTGATGTCCTCACAATTTCGCTCCACCAAAATAAGTGTTTCCCGGCAAATTCTGGATTCCGCGAAGACAATGGTGGACCTGATGCACTGGGAACAGCACTCAACATTCCTCTGCCTCCTGGAAGCGGAAACGCTGTATACAACCTGGCTTTTGAGGAAGTAGTTCTTCCCGCGCTTGAAGCGTTTCAGCCGGAGCTAATTATCGTGGCCTCTGGTTTTGATGCATCAGCTATGGATCCATTAGCCCGGCAAATGGTCACGCAGGATGGATTTAAGCAGATGACAGAAATGATCGTCTCCGCTGCCGACTCGATTTGCGACGGCAAACTCGTCTTTGTTCAGGAAGGTGGCTACAGCCCTTACTACCTTCCCATCTGTGGCCTTGGCGTGTTGGAAGTCCTCACCCAAACGGAGTCCGGTTTTGGAGATCCTTTTAATACCCTCCTTAGCACCCAAGGAGTAGACGATCTCTTCGATCACCAGCGCGAAGAAGTAAACGAAGCTGCCAAGCTTATCGCAAACATTCCCGCCAAATAAACCTATCTACTTATCTACCGCTTCCTCGTGCTATCTGCTCCAACGGAGCAAGCCGGGGATGCGGTATGTAGAGACCTCGTCCAAGTGCAATTACAACAGCCTCGAGCCGGCTGGAAGCGTTCAATTTCTTTCTGAGCGAGCTAATGTGAGACTGCACCGTTCGAATGCTCAAATGTAGTCGGTTTGCCACTTCAGCATCCGATACTCCACAGCACAAGACGCTCAAGACAGCCAGTTCTTGACGGGAAAGGCCTGCAGTTTTATCCACAGGTGCCGGACGAGCTTGCAAATTGCCAGGTTGTGTAATTCCCACTTCCACAAGACAGTCGCCCGCCCACCACAAGTGCTCAAGCATCGCTAGGGGAGAGTTCTTACACTGTTCAAGTAGTGCAAGGAATTGCGGGTCGGCAAGGAGTGCCTCCTCAATTCCTGAGTGGGAGGAGATCGGCCAAGGATTGTTCTTACGAGCCGGATGCAACGCTACCAATTGTCCCAGGAGGCCAGATACTGCTAGCGCAGCTTTTCGGGGCTCCCCACTGAAGGCGGCAGCCCTTCTGCTGGAAAAGTGAGCAAGTCCCACCGGCCCACTTCCTGAATGTAGCTCCAGCGACATTCCTTCCGCATATCCCTCCCGTGACAAATGCTCCCGAAAGAGCGTCGATGAAGTAAATTCACCCTGAATCAAAGATGTCGATATCGTCGCCGGCAATGGAGGGTCCGCACTCGCGTAGCGAGTAAACCCATGGGGATACTTTTGTGGAAACATATGGGCCAGAGCCCACGCAGTGTTAGAACTATAGCCCTGTCGAAATATCTCTTGGGGCCGTCCTAGGGACTCAATACGCAATAGCTGTACCGCGTCGAAAGGGATAAGCTCACGCAGCATGTTAATTGAAGTGCGCATCGCTGAACTCCCTACCTTCATAGCCCAAAGCTTAATTGGCCGAGCAGTCTAATACGTCCGAATTCAGCACCGAAACTAATAAGGCAAAAGGGAAGGCCCTCGCTGACTAGCAGCAAAGGCCGTAGAGGTTCCAGGGTGGGAGACCATAGTCCGTGTCTCCCACCCGCATTCTATTGTTGTTTAGTTGGACTTATAACCAAAGACGCGGGCTAAGAACTGAGCAAAACCTGTAGGGCGCGCTGCCTGGCGTTCAATCTCGCTGATATCGCGGGGAACGTTCGACAAAATGGTTGCGTTCGTGGTGCGGGCGACCGAAATACTCATCTTTCCTCCTCACAAAATGTCGATAAGGATAGATTGCCACCCCTGAGCAGGGATTTCATCGATGGATAGGCATACCTAGCTATGGTCGCCCTTAGATAGGGCAGGCTCACAATACCAACAATTAACCCCGTGACCTGCGCAAATAAAAATCTCCGCCGCGAGCACCTACACCTAAGTGAGACAGCTCGCGACGAGAAGTGAGGAAGTTAACAAATACCGGGGCTAGCCGTGCGCCATATTCACGAACTTCGAGTAGTGCAACTGGTGCGCCACTTGCACCGTATCGATCGGTCCACCACGGTGCTTGGCCAAAATAACATCGGCCTCACCGGCACGCTCACTATCGCGGTCTTGTGAGTCCGGGCGATATAGCAACATCACCATATCGGCGTCCTGCTCCAATGAGCCCGACTCACGCAGGTCCGCCAATTGCGGCTTTTTATCCGTACGCGCTTCCGGCCCACGGTTAAGCTGCGAAATCGCAATCACGGGAACTTCCAATTCCTTGGCCAACAGCTTTAACTGACGCGAGAACTCCGAAACCTCCTGCTGACGCGATTCCACGCGCTTGCCAGAACTCATCAACTGCAAGTAGTCCAACACCACCAGGTCAAGGCCCTGCTGCTGTTTCAACCGACGCGCCTTGGTGCGAATTTCCATCATCGTCAGGTTCGGTGAGTCATCGATATACAACGGGGCGTCCTGAATCCGGTTCAGCGTATCCGTGAGCCGCTCCCAGTCTTCACCAGAGACCTTGCCCGAGCGCATGTCCGACAGCTTCACCTCAGATTCTGCCGACAGCAAACGCATGACAATCTCCGACGCACTCATTTCCAAAGAAAAGACCACAGACGCCTTATTATGGTGCAGCGAACAAGACCGCATAAAGTCCAACGCCAACGTGGACTTACCCACACCAGGACGCGCCGCGATAATAATCATCTGCCCCGAGTGCAAACCATTGGTTAGGTTATCCAGGTCAATAAAGCCCGTGGGCACGCCCGATTCCAGACCACCATTATTTTGCAGCGCCGTGAGCTCATCGATGGTCGGGATAATCAGATCACCGATGACTTTGTAGTCCTCCGTGGTCTTTTTCTGCGCAACTTTAAACACTTCCTGCTGCGCTAAGTCCAAGACCGCATCAATCTCGGCGTCCTCATCGCCGTTAAAGCCCAGCTGCACCACGCGCGTGCCGGCATCGACAAGCTTGCGCAGCAGTGCTTTTTCCGCGACGATTTCGGCATAGTAGCGCGCATTCGCCGCCGTGGGCACCGTGGCCAGCAAGGTGTGCAAATACACCGCGCCACCAATGCGCTCTAAGTTTTGCTGGCGGTCCAACCGGCTCGAGACAATCACCGGGTCAATATCGGTGCCATCGGAGTACAAATCCAACATCGCACTATAAATAAGCTGGTGCGCCGGGTAGTAGAAGTCCTCCGGGTCCACCTCATCGATGACCTCAATGACCGAGGACGGCGATAATAACATCGCGCCAAGAACACCTTGCTCGGCATCTTTATCCGAGGGCGGCTGGCGAAATTCGCCATAGCGCTGCGGGTTTTCTAACTCATCCCGCTTGCCGTATTTCCGGCGCCCGCCGCCATAGTTATCGCGCGGGAAACTTTGTCCTGGGCCATCGAAGGACTCCGGTGGTTCCGGGCCATATTCTGGTGCCGGTTCTTCCGGTGGCAGGTAGTTATCGTCATCGAAACTCGCTCCCATACTCGAAGTCATCGACGTACCTCTCTCATTTCTTGCAACTCCTTCAAGGCTAATACATCGCATCCCTTTTACGACGTTTCCCGTCCACCACGGTGAACACGACGTTGAACATTTCGGTGGGTTTGTACACACCCTTGGGGATAGTTATCCACAGTTATCCACAGGCGCCTGTGTAATTGCCTGCTAAGGCGCACAATTGCCGCCAATCCGCTTGGGAATAGCTTTCTGCCAAGGCACCTTCGCTTGACGATGCCCCCAGTTTACACAGCTCACATAAGGTTTCGGGTAGCAAAGTAGGCATCGATAAGCAAGCGATGCAACGTGTCACCGCGGGCACTGCGAGCGGTCTGTAGCATAAAAATCTTTGCCGCGGCAAGGAATCTATCCACAGATTTTCAAAGTTATCCACAGATACAAATGCGCGCAGGTCCCGATTTCACTCCCACCTCACATAGGAGTGTCCATCAGGACCTGCGCGCAATGCTGTTGTCGTTGGGTCTATAAATTTCTAAAAATTATGACCGTCGAACGCGCCAATTAATTAGGCAGCGACGACCGAGAAATTAATCTTGCCGAGAACGTCAGCGTGCAGCTTGACCTCGACCTGGTAGTTGCCAGTCTTTTTGACTAGGCCCTTGGGCAATTCGATGATTCGCTTGTCCAACTTTGGGCCGCCAGCCTTTTTGACTGCCGCAACAATATCATCAGCGGTAACAGAACCGAAGAGCTTGCCCTTGTCGGAGGTCTTGACCTCGACAACGACCTTCTCCAGCTGCTCGAGCTGAGTGCGGACCTCACGTGCATGGTCCAAGTCGCGGATTGCGCGAGCTTCCTGTGCACGCTTGATGCCTTCAATCTGCTTCTCTGCGCCGCGGGTAGCAACAATTGCTAGTCCGCGTGGAAGCAGGTAGTTACGTCCGTAACCGTTTTTAACCTCAACGACTTCGCCTGGAGCGCCGAGGTTATCAACGGCAGCGGTGAGGATCAGCTTCATGATCCCTGCCTTTCACTTATATGTGTTTAAGTTGAATGTTGATTATTCGCTGACAGTAACTTAGAACGGGGGTTCGTCATCTCCGCCGAATCCACCAGCTGGTGGGGCAGAGTTCCAAGGGTCATTAGCTGGCTGAGACTGACCACCGGAGGATTGGTTTCCACCAAATCCACCCTGGTTGCCGCCTTGGCTTGCGCCGCCTTGGTTTCCACCAAAGCCGCCACCGAATCCACCTTGGTTGCCACCGGCTTGTCCGCCGCCTTGATTTCCGCCGAAGTTCCCGCCGGATCCACCCTCACGGGGATTGCGAGTCACTTGCGCGGAGGCATAGCGTAGCGATGGCCCGACCTCATCAACGTCGATTTCAAAGACGGTACGGTTCTCGCCCTCGCGGGTTTGAAAAGTACGTGCCTTCAAACGACCAGTAACCACAATGCGCATGCCCTTGCTCAGGGTCTCTGCGACATTTTCTGCGGCCTGGCGCCAGACGTTGCACGTCAAAAACATAGCCTCGCCGTCTTCCCACTGATTAGTTTGGGAATTAAAACGACGTGGGGTGGACGCTACGCGAAAGTTCGCGACTGGCGCACCCGACGGGGTAAAACGCAGTTCTGGGTCAGCAACAATGTTGCCAACAACCGTGATATTGGTATCGCCCTGTGCCATGGTATTTGCCTACTCCTTGAGAATCGGATGAATGAGTTTGACCCCAGTATCCGTTATTTGCTGTCTGTGCGCAGAACCTTGGTACGCAGAACAGAGTCGTTCAGGCTCAGGCGACGGTCGAACTCCAGCACGGTCGCAGACTCGCACTCGAGATTTACAACAGCGTAAACGCCCTCTTCCTTTTTGTTGATTGGGTACAGCAAGCGACGCTTGCCCCACACATCAACGTTCTCGACCTTGCCGCCTTCAGAGCGAACGGTCTCGAGGAACTTGTCTAGGGACGGGGTTACAGTGCGTTCATCTTGGCTCGGATCCAAAATGATCATGACTTCGTAGTGACGCACGGACCTCATCACCTCCTATGGTCTAGTAGTTTCGGCCACATCACCTTTGCGGACATGGCAGGAGGGTACGTTGCGTCAAGCAACCTCACCAGCGTACCGCATCACCCCCGGGATCGAAAATCCCCTACACCAGCGCAATTGCTCCGCAAAATTACACCGTTGTAGTTTGCAAGTTTTTCAGTACCCGTTCGAGGTCGCGGCATAAAAGACCGCGCAAAAGACGGGGATGATGGTTAAAAAGACTAACGTCGCGATTCCCAGCGCAATAGGAACGCGTCGATCCTTGCCGCGCTGGAAGGTGTAGTACGCGCTCAGGAAACAAATAAACCCGATGGCGATGGACACGATTCCGATGGTGACAACATTCATGTCCTCCATTATCGCCTAAGAAATGCAAAAGACCCTCTTCCTTCACGAAAGAGGGTCTGCACGGCTCAAGCGCGCTAAGACTTAGCCAAATATATCTTCTAGGTCGCCGATGACATCATCGACTGATGGTGGCGCTGGTGGTGCTGGCGCATTACCGCCACCGCCTCCGCCGTCGTCACCGCCGGTATCGCCGCCTTCTGGCGGATCACTAGGACGCGCACCGTCTCCCGCATCGGGGCTTGGCGTGGTGCCGGAGTCGGTCTCTTCTTCCCGGGTGGCTTCGCCGCCTGCGCCACCGCCACGGGTGGTACCTCCCGTGGTACCTGAGCTATCCGTCGATGGCGTTGAGTTCCACGATGGATCCCAGGCCGTTGCATTGGATAGTTCGTTAAACCCGTAACTAACTGGCACGGCTTGCGGGAAGGACTCCCACTCGGCATCGGCAAGCGAGGTGTCTAGAATCTGCTTCCAAATCTGCGTCGGCGCACCCGCGCCGTACATCACGCCACCCCAGGCGTTGTTAATCGCCGAGGCATTATCCGCGGCACCGACCCACACCGCCGAAGCCAGCTGCGGGGTCGAACCGACCATCCAAGTGTCCTTGTTCAGACCCGTATCCCCCAACTGGTGGGTACCGGTCTTCGCGGCCGATTCACGGCCTCCGGCTAATGCACCATTCGACCAGCCCGCAATCGGCTTCATCGCCTGGATGACGTTATCCGCAACCTGCGCGGATACGCGGCGTTCGCCTTCATCGTTGGGGTGTTCATACAGAACTTCGCCAGAGTTGGTTTCCACACGCTGTACAAAGTACGGGTCATGCCACACGCCGCGGTTGGTCAACGTCGCCATCGCTACTGCCATATCCAATGGACGCGAGCGGTACTGGCCCAGCACGATGCCTTCATAAGGCTGCTTGCCATTTTCGGTCAAGGTGCGCTCAATGCCCGGCAGCGATTCCGCAACGCCCAAGGAATACGCCATATCGGCGGTGTCTTGGGTGGTGTTTTCCAAGTCCTGCTGCAGGCGCATAAAGGAGGTGTTGTACGAGTGCATCAGCGCTTCTTCAATAGAACACACACCACAGGTGTTGTTATTGACATTGCCGATGGTAATCCCAGTCAAATCATACGGCGCCGAGGAGTAGTTCTGGCTCAGCGGAATACCCTGCTGCAATGCTGCTGCCAGCGCCATGATCTTAAACGTCGACCCGGTCTCGGTGGCACCATTGGCGTAGTCCCAGCCCGAGGCTTCGTTGCCGCCAAAGTACCCACGCACGGCGCCTGTCGATGGATCGATGGTCACCGCCGCAGCCCGAGCATCTTCTTGCAATGGTGCCAGGTTGGCATCGACCGCATCAACGCTGGCATTTTGCACGGTGGGATCGATTGTGGTGGTAATGCGCAGCCCTCGGGTGTTGACGTCATCTTCCGAGATGCCGACTTCTTCCAATTCCGCAATCACTTGGTCTTTAATGTGGCCATTGGCACCGGTGGCCTCAGTGTATGCAGAGACAGCAGATTGCTCTTCGGTATGCGGAAATTGCATGCCCGCGCGTTGGTCTTCGGGCAAGGCATCCATTTCCACCATGCCGTCGAGCACGTAGTTCCAACGCTGTTCGGACTGCTGCGCGTCCACCGCTGGGTCCCAGTTGCTCGGTGCCTGAATGATGCCGGCGAGCATGGCACCTTCTTCCACGGTGAGCTCTTCGACGTCCTTGTCGAAATAGGCCAAGGACGCAGCCTGCAGGCCGTAGGCATTGCGGCCGAAGTAGACCGTGTTCAGGTAGGAGTTGAGGATGTCTTCTTTCTCCCACTGGTTGGTCATCTTGATGGAGTAGACCAACTCGCGCGCCTTGCGGATATAGGAGACCTCATTGCCCACCAGGGTGTTTTTCACATACTGCTGAGTAATGGTGGAACCACCACCGGCAGAGTCATTGCCGGTAACCTTACCCAGTGCAGCGCGAACAAACCCGGTAAAGGAAAAGCCCGAGTTCGTCCAAAAATCGCGGTCTTCGGCGGCGAGCACAGCATTTTCCACGTGGTCAGGAATCTCGTCCAAACTCACGTGGGTGCGGTTGCCTTCCGGCGGCACGATGCGCGCTATCTGCGTGTTGTTATCCGAGGCGTACATCGTCGAAATCTGGTTATTAGCCAGATCTTCCGGCTCCGGCACCTCGTATTGCACATACGCATACGCAAAAATTCCGCCTGGGATAGCGATGAAAATTGCAACAATAATCAACACAATCCACGGCCAGCGGCGTGTACCTTTTTTCCGCCTCCTGCCGGAAGACGGAGTCGTTTCCTTCTTATCGCTCACCTAAACGCGCCTTACTTCTATAGTGCTTAATTAGTCGCCGGGTATAACTCTGGGGTTTCATACTACTGCGATACACGCACGTTAACACTTTCCATAGGCTACTTCGGAGGTTAAAAGATGGTTCCATCGACAAGCAATGCATACCTCTACGGTATGGACAGTAAATTCTAAACCTTCTGCCACAAACTCGGCGATTTCCTTCTCGCTCCGGGCGCTGCCCGCGCGACGACCTAAAACCTCGCCATACACCCAGCGTGTATTACGCAGTGTAGACCCACATAACGGGCATGG from Corynebacterium ammoniagenes DSM 20306 harbors:
- the dnaB gene encoding replicative DNA helicase; translated protein: MTSSMGASFDDDNYLPPEEPAPEYGPEPPESFDGPGQSFPRDNYGGGRRKYGKRDELENPQRYGEFRQPPSDKDAEQGVLGAMLLSPSSVIEVIDEVDPEDFYYPAHQLIYSAMLDLYSDGTDIDPVIVSSRLDRQQNLERIGGAVYLHTLLATVPTAANARYYAEIVAEKALLRKLVDAGTRVVQLGFNGDEDAEIDAVLDLAQQEVFKVAQKKTTEDYKVIGDLIIPTIDELTALQNNGGLESGVPTGFIDLDNLTNGLHSGQMIIIAARPGVGKSTLALDFMRSCSLHHNKASVVFSLEMSASEIVMRLLSAESEVKLSDMRSGKVSGEDWERLTDTLNRIQDAPLYIDDSPNLTMMEIRTKARRLKQQQGLDLVVLDYLQLMSSGKRVESRQQEVSEFSRQLKLLAKELEVPVIAISQLNRGPEARTDKKPQLADLRESGSLEQDADMVMLLYRPDSQDRDSERAGEADVILAKHRGGPIDTVQVAHQLHYSKFVNMAHG
- a CDS encoding DUF5318 family protein, which translates into the protein MTPQVAYKHKVSHEWERAATLREVRAGRVDTDAVRDADFLLRAAATHHGVDSLRPCPLCGSTLRNTRWVYGEVLGRRAGSARSEKEIAEFVAEGLEFTVHTVEVCIACRWNHLLTSEVAYGKC
- a CDS encoding 2-keto-3-deoxygluconate permease, producing MDQLLRYIAKIPGALMVVPLFFGAIINTLAPEVLEIGSFTTALFKDGTSVLIAIFFVSVGSQISFKTALPSVEKGIVLLLSKFGVAALVGVAVAFLTPDGTLWGLLPLAVIAAMSNSSGSLFVALTSQFGSKTDKGSISILSINDGPFLTMIALGAAGLADFPVQTLFAAIFPIILGFILGNSSSIARAFLAPGEKLIIPFVGFSIGAGIDFNELVRSGAIGVLLGLMTLVFSGTATITCVYLWHRIRRHPRESRNLVAGAAESAVAGNAIATPAAIAAIDPSLLGIQAEATAQIATAVVVTTFLTPFLVSFVASRQRKLGITPEAEDRLFEEATPDTSDNESESIEHTTRPTGQEVKQPEFTLDRE
- the rpsF gene encoding 30S ribosomal protein S6, producing the protein MRHYEVMIILDPSQDERTVTPSLDKFLETVRSEGGKVENVDVWGKRRLLYPINKKEEGVYAVVNLECESATVLEFDRRLSLNDSVLRTKVLRTDSK
- a CDS encoding single-stranded DNA-binding protein, with protein sequence MAQGDTNITVVGNIVADPELRFTPSGAPVANFRVASTPRRFNSQTNQWEDGEAMFLTCNVWRQAAENVAETLSKGMRIVVTGRLKARTFQTREGENRTVFEIDVDEVGPSLRYASAQVTRNPREGGSGGNFGGNQGGGQAGGNQGGFGGGFGGNQGGASQGGNQGGFGGNQSSGGQSQPANDPWNSAPPAGGFGGDDEPPF
- a CDS encoding class II histone deacetylase, with translation MSRNVGYLWDTLYGWMDTGSGGFVPADPAAGLQPIGRHLAHPDTKRRFHEVVQTSALRDQLTNLQAQPASEEDLLRVHTAEHIEYIKDQSSQPKGGDAGDGASPLGKGGYEIGLLAAGGAIQATKSVLTGEVDTAYALINPPGHHAERERGMGFCLFNNASVAAAYAKEHHGLTRVAVVDWDVHHGNGTQQIWWDNPDVLTISLHQNKCFPANSGFREDNGGPDALGTALNIPLPPGSGNAVYNLAFEEVVLPALEAFQPELIIVASGFDASAMDPLARQMVTQDGFKQMTEMIVSAADSICDGKLVFVQEGGYSPYYLPICGLGVLEVLTQTESGFGDPFNTLLSTQGVDDLFDHQREEVNEAAKLIANIPAK
- a CDS encoding transglycosylase domain-containing protein, yielding MSDKKETTPSSGRRRKKGTRRWPWIVLIIVAIFIAIPGGIFAYAYVQYEVPEPEDLANNQISTMYASDNNTQIARIVPPEGNRTHVSLDEIPDHVENAVLAAEDRDFWTNSGFSFTGFVRAALGKVTGNDSAGGGSTITQQYVKNTLVGNEVSYIRKARELVYSIKMTNQWEKEDILNSYLNTVYFGRNAYGLQAASLAYFDKDVEELTVEEGAMLAGIIQAPSNWDPAVDAQQSEQRWNYVLDGMVEMDALPEDQRAGMQFPHTEEQSAVSAYTEATGANGHIKDQVIAELEEVGISEDDVNTRGLRITTTIDPTVQNASVDAVDANLAPLQEDARAAAVTIDPSTGAVRGYFGGNEASGWDYANGATETGSTFKIMALAAALQQGIPLSQNYSSAPYDLTGITIGNVNNNTCGVCSIEEALMHSYNTSFMRLQQDLENTTQDTADMAYSLGVAESLPGIERTLTENGKQPYEGIVLGQYRSRPLDMAVAMATLTNRGVWHDPYFVQRVETNSGEVLYEHPNDEGERRVSAQVADNVIQAMKPIAGWSNGALAGGRESAAKTGTHQLGDTGLNKDTWMVGSTPQLASAVWVGAADNASAINNAWGGVMYGAGAPTQIWKQILDTSLADAEWESFPQAVPVSYGFNELSNATAWDPSWNSTPSTDSSGTTGGTTRGGGAGGEATREEETDSGTTPSPDAGDGARPSDPPEGGDTGGDDGGGGGGNAPAPPAPPSVDDVIGDLEDIFG
- a CDS encoding response regulator transcription factor, encoding MKVGSSAMRTSINMLRELIPFDAVQLLRIESLGRPQEIFRQGYSSNTAWALAHMFPQKYPHGFTRYASADPPLPATISTSLIQGEFTSSTLFREHLSREGYAEGMSLELHSGSGPVGLAHFSSRRAAAFSGEPRKAALAVSGLLGQLVALHPARKNNPWPISSHSGIEEALLADPQFLALLEQCKNSPLAMLEHLWWAGDCLVEVGITQPGNLQARPAPVDKTAGLSRQELAVLSVLCCGVSDAEVANRLHLSIRTVQSHISSLRKKLNASSRLEAVVIALGRGLYIPHPRLAPLEQIARGSGR
- a CDS encoding LysR substrate-binding domain-containing protein, which codes for MELRQLRYFLIVAEELNFTRAADRLHMAQPPLSQQIKALETELGVNLFHRTTRKVELTRAGEFFEEKIRDWQTELQGVIREARDIQAGFRGRVRIGFVGTATHFLMPQVLAGLKKQLPGIKVDVEGELLTPQIEDLLHRKKLDIAVIRPPVTSPEIEVEFLRSDKFEVCFSASDELAGTQEPLDIAELRSREFVSYPANSAAATAFYAACSKAGFLPNVVHETDRMSTLLTLVGVGAGIAVVPTGSGSPMRHPVKYRQIRDVPPIELAISKLVGQNSALIQEVSAVIRDELTNGRFS
- the rplI gene encoding 50S ribosomal protein L9, whose amino-acid sequence is MKLILTAAVDNLGAPGEVVEVKNGYGRNYLLPRGLAIVATRGAEKQIEGIKRAQEARAIRDLDHAREVRTQLEQLEKVVVEVKTSDKGKLFGSVTADDIVAAVKKAGGPKLDKRIIELPKGLVKKTGNYQVEVKLHADVLGKINFSVVAA